One stretch of Lytechinus variegatus isolate NC3 chromosome 17, Lvar_3.0, whole genome shotgun sequence DNA includes these proteins:
- the LOC121431270 gene encoding cytochrome P450 2U1-like codes for MTLEISLTTFLLGLVTFLVTLMLIRSRTRRTQANFPPKGPPEWPIIGSLLSLAGEHPPHQILAGMAKKYGPIFSMQMGSFYTLVLSDYSLVKQAFARSGEDFCDRPRITMIEHLSGGKGLIAGYSSPVQTEQRRFTFSALRSLGMGKFRMEETIIEEVKHLVKNFTGRHSEPFCPFHDIIVSVSNIICWLNLGKRFDYDDEDFKGVIEALLAIVEVTEVGGAFNFIPFLRFLPRSGLKKCLQSKAHFDKYMYPLFRKIKQDYVKKSDPATCFIHMYADKIAQAASMGKESTTKSSFNDENMIVAVADLFVAGTETTATTLKWALLYMVVNQDVQQKVQEELDRVVGLDRLPSLLDKPNLPYTEATLLEIQRKASIVPLGVPHATTRDAVLNGYDIPKGTVILPNQWAIHHDPDLWKNPDEFNPDRFLEPNTKQVVQREELIPFSIGRRRCIGEELAKVELFLFFSHLLCHFRFVLPPGAPPPTMKGRSLATYVPHQYSLCAISRRKKDCC; via the exons ATGACACTAGAGATAAGCCTTACAACGTTTCTTCTGGGACTGGTAACTTTCCTTGTTACCTTGATGCTGATTCGTTCCCGGACAAGGAGAACACAAGCCAATTTCCCGCCGAAGGGTCCTCCTGAATGGCCGATCATCGGAAGCCTGCTCAGCCTCGCCGGGGAACACCCTCCGCACCAGATCCTCGCCGGCATGGCCAAAAAATATGGACCGATCTTTAGTATGCAGATGGGATCGTTCTATACACTAGTACTAAGTGACTATTCCCTTGTAAAACAGGCGTTTGCAAGATCTGGAGAGGACTTCTGTGATCGGCCAAGGATAACTATGATAGAGCATTTATCAGGGGGCAAAG gTCTCATCGCTGGATACAGCAGCCCTGTCCAAACTGAACAGCGTCGTTTCACCTTTTCTGCGCTCCGATCTCTGGGCATGGGAAAGTTTCGAATGGAAGAAACAATTATAGAGGAGGTTAAACACCTTGTAAAAAACTTTACAGGACGTCACTCTGAACCGTTCTGTCCGTTTCATGACATAATTGTCTCAGTTTCGAATATCATTTGTTGGTTGAATCTTGGAAAACGGTTTGATTATGACGATGAGGACTTTAAGGGAGTCATCGAAGCACTCTTGGCCATCGTTGAAGTCACAGAAGTAGGAGGTGCGTTCAATTTTATTCCATTCCTGCGCTTTTTACCTCGGAGTGGTCTTAAGAAATGCCTCCAAAGCAAAGCTCATTTTGACAAGTACATGTACCCCCtttttagaaaaataaaacaggaTTATGTTAAGAAGTCCGACCCAGCAACATGTTTCATTCACATGTATGCTGACAAAATAGCCCAAGCTGCAAGCATGGGGAAGGAAAGTACTACCAAGAGTTCGTTTAATGACGAGAACATGATAGTGGCTGTTGCTGATCTCTTTGTTGCCGGTACAGAGACGACAGCCACAACTCTCAAATGGGCACTTCTCTATATGGTTGTCAATCAGGATGTCCAACAAAAGGTACAAGAGGAATTAGACAGGGTAGTTGGTCTGGATAGGTTGCCTAGTTTACTGGACAAACCTAATTTGCCATACACAGAAGCAACCTTGCTGGAGATTCAGCGAAAGGCATCGATCGTGCCCTTGGGGGTCCCCCACGCAACTACCAGAGACGCTGTCCTCAATGGCTATGACATCCCTAAAGGGACTGTCATCCTACCTAACCAGTGGGCCATTCATCATGACCCAGACCTATGGAAGAATCCTGATGAGTTCAATCCAGACAGGTTTCTTGAGCCAAACACTAAGCAGGTTGTACAGAGGGAGGAACTCATTCCATTCTCCATCG GTCGCCGAAGGTGCATTGGAGAGGAGCTGGCAAAAGTGGAACTCTTTCTGTTCTTTTCTCACCTTCTGTGCCACTTTCGTTTTGTCCTACCTCCTGGAGCCCCTCCTCCCACAATGAAGGGAAGATCGCTTGCTACATACGTACCTCACCAATACTCCCTGTGTGCTATCTCGAGACGTAAAAAGGACTGCTGCTGA
- the LOC121431254 gene encoding cytochrome P450 2U1-like: protein MHRTMYAAIEKMSASLIQIGLTPFISAGLIAFLLSFILVRSGRGKKYRNLPPRGPREWPVLGSLPSLAGKDMPHVIIANMAKKYGPIFSMQMGSFYAVVLSDYSLIRQAFTKSNDEFSDRPKITMIENIAEGKGLIVSYLSQMQTEHRRFSLSALRSLGMGKFKMEETIADEARVLATSFSRRRSKPFVPFHDIVVSVSNIICWLNFGRRFDYDDEAFKGILESVFESFEIAEMAGLFNFLPFLRFFPGSGVKRMLELRAIFDKYMKPLVWKISEEQEKSRRSPTCYVEMYTEQMIEAEHETPGDHTFSKENLYNAVADLFVAGTETTATTLKWALMYMILHQDVQEKVHKELDDIVGRNRLPRLIDRPKLPYTEATLLEIQRFASITPLGVPHAPAKDVVLNGYDIPKGTVILPNLWAIHHDPDLWKNPDGFNPDRFLDPETKQVVQREELIPFSIGRRRCMGEQLAKVELFIFFTHLLHRFKFETPEGAPPLTMKARNGATLNPEEFEICASLIDDIM, encoded by the exons ATGCACAGAACGATGTATGCGGCAATAGAGAAGATGTCGGCGTCTCTCATCCAAATTGGCCTCACGCCATTCATATCAGCTGGTTTGATTGCATTTTTGCTATCATTTATTCTGGTTCGATCGGGGAGGGGTAAGAAGTACAGGAATCTACCACCCCGTGGCCCTCGTGAATGGCCGGTTCTCGGGAGCCTACCAAGTCTGGCAGGCAAAGACATGCCACATGTTATTATCGCCAACATGGCCAAGAAGTATGGACCAATCTTCAGTATGCAGATGGGGTCGTTCTATGCGGTAGTGCTTAGTGATTATTCTCTTATTAGACAGGCGTTCACCAAATCTAATGATGAATTCAGTGACAGACCGAAGATCACGATGATTGAGAACATTGCAGAAGGAAAGG GTTTAATTGTGTCCTACCTGAGCCAGATGCAGACCGAGCACCGTAGATTCTCACTCTCAGCTCTTCGATCTCTCGGTATGGGGAAGTTCAAAATGGAAGAGACCATCGCGGACGAAGCACGGGTTTTAGCGACAAGCTTCTCGAGGAGACGCTCGAAACCTTTCGTACCGTTTCATGACATCGTCGTCAGCGTTTCGAATATAATTTGCTGGTTAAACTTTGGGAGGCGATTTGACTACGACGACGAGGCCTTCAAGGGCATCCTTGAATCTGTCTTTGAAAGCTTTGAGATCGCCGAAATGGCAGGACTCTTTAACTTCCTACCATTCTTGAGGTTTTTCCCAGGTAGTGGGGTGAAGCGGATGTTGGAACTCCGAGCGATATTCGATAAATATATGAAACCGCTGGTGTGGAAAATAAGCGAAGAGCAAGAGAAAAGTCGAAGGTCTCCTACGTGCTATGTGGAAATGTACACCGAACAGATGATAGAAGCAGAGCATGAGACTCCTGGTGACCACACGTTCAGTAAGGAAAACCTGTATAACGCAGTGGCTGATCTTTTCGTCGCTGGAACCGAAACGACTGCAACAACCTTAAAGTGGGCCTTAATGTACATGATACTGCATCAGGATGTTCAGGAAAAGGTGCATAAGGAACTAGATGATATTGTAGGACGAAATCGGTTACCACGTCTAATCGATAGACCAAAGTTACCTTACACGGAAGCTACTTTGCTAGAGATACAAAGATTCGCTTCAATCACACCGTTAGGAGTTCCGCATGCGCCTGCCAAAGATGTTGTCCTTAATGGCTATGACATCCCAAAAGGAACTGTCATCCTACCTAACCTATGGGCCATTCATCATGACCCAGACCTATGGAAGAATCCTGATGGGTTCAATCCAGACAGGTTTCTTGACCCAGAAACCAAGCAGGTTGTTCAGAGGGAGGAACTCATTCCATTTTCTATTG GTCGTCGTAGATGCATGGGTGAACAATTAGCCAAGGTGGAACTATTTATCTTCTTTACTCATCTCTTGCATCGCTTTAAATTCGAAACACCAGAGGGCGCCCCTCCTCTAACAATGAAAGCGAGGAATGGAGCTACGCTGAATCCAGAAGAGTTCGAAATCTGCGCTTCTCTTATTGATGATATCATGTAG